A genomic window from Aquipuribacter nitratireducens includes:
- a CDS encoding response regulator, with translation MTRGRVLVVEDNRLNRKLVRDVLVHSGFDVVEAATGEDGVRVCRDTHPDVVLMDLQLPGIDGTEALRLLRTQPGGDVPVVAVTASVMASDRAAVAAAGFDGFLEKPLDVRRLPEQVGDLVAHGRLT, from the coding sequence GTGACGCGCGGCCGGGTCCTCGTCGTCGAGGACAACCGGCTCAACCGCAAGCTCGTCCGGGACGTGCTCGTCCATTCCGGCTTCGACGTCGTCGAGGCGGCGACGGGCGAGGACGGAGTGCGCGTGTGCCGGGACACGCACCCCGACGTCGTGCTCATGGACCTGCAGCTGCCCGGCATCGACGGGACCGAGGCGCTGCGCCTCCTCAGGACCCAGCCGGGCGGTGACGTCCCGGTCGTCGCCGTCACGGCGTCGGTCATGGCGAGCGACCGCGCGGCGGTGGCGGCCGCGGGGTTCGACGGCTTCCTCGAGAAGCCTCTCGACGTGCGGCGGCTGCCGGAGCAGGTCGGGGACCTCGTCGCGCACGGGCGGCTGACGTGA
- a CDS encoding phosphoribosyl-ATP diphosphatase has translation MKTFEDLFAEISDRAVTRPEGSGTVAALDAGVHAIGKKVVEEAAEVWMAAEYQGPEELAEEASQLLYHLQVLLVAKGLTLDDVYRYL, from the coding sequence GTGAAGACGTTCGAGGACCTGTTCGCGGAGATCAGCGACCGGGCCGTCACCCGCCCCGAGGGCTCGGGCACGGTCGCCGCGCTCGACGCCGGCGTCCACGCCATCGGCAAGAAGGTCGTGGAGGAGGCCGCCGAGGTGTGGATGGCGGCGGAGTACCAGGGGCCCGAGGAGCTCGCCGAGGAGGCGAGCCAGCTGCTGTACCACCTGCAGGTGCTGCTCGTGGCCAAGGGCCTCACCCTCGACGATGTCTACCGCTACCTCTGA
- a CDS encoding PH domain-containing protein: MSGDGPEQQRQRVHRPLRPRWGRWVPYGVAVAWVVVFGALAAGYPPYPGIGVGDRVGFLTLAAAGAWLLHRFGGVAVLPDEAGVVVRNVLTTRRLEWAEVVGVRFGRDSTFARLDLSDGTTHTVLGIQSADGAHAGHAAVRLATLVELHGHEPRD, from the coding sequence GTGAGCGGCGACGGGCCGGAGCAGCAGCGGCAGCGCGTCCACCGCCCGCTGCGCCCGCGGTGGGGTCGGTGGGTGCCGTACGGCGTCGCCGTCGCGTGGGTCGTCGTCTTCGGCGCCCTCGCGGCCGGCTACCCGCCCTACCCGGGGATCGGGGTCGGGGACCGGGTCGGCTTCCTCACCCTGGCCGCGGCCGGCGCGTGGCTGCTCCACCGCTTCGGCGGCGTCGCCGTGCTGCCCGACGAGGCAGGCGTCGTCGTCCGCAACGTCCTCACCACCCGGCGCCTGGAGTGGGCGGAGGTCGTCGGCGTCCGCTTCGGGCGGGACTCGACCTTCGCCCGGCTCGACCTGTCGGACGGCACGACCCACACCGTCCTCGGCATCCAGAGCGCCGACGGCGCCCACGCCGGGCACGCCGCCGTGCGGCTCGCGACCCTCGTCGAGCTGCACGGGCACGAACCGCGCGACTGA
- a CDS encoding response regulator — translation MSAAPAQQEEPVVVLAVDDQLPNLRLLDAVLTPRGYEVLCAPSGRDCLALLAHREVDVVLLDVLMPGMDGYETCRRLRADERTAFLPVVMLTASGQQQRVEALRAGADDFVTKPFDTHELLARIASLARVRRYHVTVARQAEELARQAEELACWNRELEGRVRTQVAELQRLHRLRRFLAPQVAELVLEAGDEVLASHRREIVVVFCDLRGFTPFAEANEPEEVMAVLASYHRALGELVHAHGGTLERFTGDGIMVFFGDPVEQDDAAARALAMALAMRERVRVLAAEWARRGHDLALGVGIAQGYATLGQVGFEGRQDYAAIGSVTNLAARLCGEAAAWQVLVSQRVTADVDGLARFDQVDDVVLKGFRQPVRVFEVVEVSG, via the coding sequence GTGAGCGCCGCGCCGGCCCAGCAGGAGGAGCCCGTCGTCGTCCTCGCCGTCGACGACCAGCTGCCGAACCTGCGTCTGCTCGACGCCGTCCTCACGCCCCGCGGCTACGAGGTGCTGTGCGCGCCGTCGGGGCGGGACTGCCTCGCCCTCCTCGCGCACCGCGAGGTGGACGTCGTCCTCCTCGACGTCCTCATGCCGGGCATGGACGGCTACGAGACGTGCCGGCGGCTGCGGGCGGACGAACGGACGGCGTTCCTCCCGGTCGTCATGCTGACGGCGAGCGGGCAGCAGCAGCGGGTCGAGGCGCTCCGGGCGGGCGCCGACGACTTCGTGACGAAGCCGTTCGACACGCACGAGCTGCTCGCCCGGATCGCCTCCCTCGCGCGGGTGAGGCGGTACCACGTCACCGTCGCCCGCCAGGCGGAGGAGCTGGCGAGGCAGGCCGAGGAGCTCGCGTGCTGGAACCGCGAGCTCGAGGGCCGCGTGCGCACCCAGGTGGCGGAGCTGCAGCGCCTGCACCGGCTGCGCCGCTTCCTCGCCCCGCAGGTCGCGGAGCTCGTGCTCGAGGCGGGCGACGAGGTGCTCGCGAGCCACCGACGGGAGATCGTCGTCGTCTTCTGCGACCTCCGGGGGTTCACGCCGTTCGCCGAGGCGAACGAGCCGGAGGAGGTCATGGCCGTCCTCGCGTCCTACCACCGGGCCCTCGGGGAGCTCGTCCACGCGCACGGGGGGACGCTGGAGCGCTTCACCGGGGACGGGATCATGGTGTTCTTCGGCGACCCCGTGGAGCAGGACGACGCCGCCGCGCGGGCGCTCGCCATGGCGCTGGCCATGCGGGAGCGGGTGCGCGTCCTCGCGGCCGAGTGGGCGCGACGCGGGCACGACCTCGCGCTCGGCGTCGGCATCGCCCAGGGCTACGCGACGCTCGGCCAGGTCGGCTTCGAGGGCCGTCAGGACTACGCCGCCATCGGGTCGGTGACGAACCTCGCGGCGCGCCTGTGCGGGGAGGCCGCGGCGTGGCAGGTGCTCGTGAGCCAGCGCGTCACCGCCGACGTCGACGGGCTCGCCCGCTTCGACCAGGTCGACGACGTCGTGCTCAAGGGCTTCCGGCAGCCGGTCCGGGTGTTCGAGGTGGTGGAGGTGTCGGGATGA
- the hisG gene encoding ATP phosphoribosyltransferase: protein MSTTSTTSTDGSTLRVAVPNKGSLSEAAHDILAEAGYRRRRDPKQLRMVDPDNDVEFFFLRPRDIAVYVGSGTLHVGITGRDLMLDSGAPAQEVLALGFARSTFRFAAPEDGPRSVEQLAGTRVAAAYPGLVRRWLEGRGIEAGVVGLDGAVESAVQLGIADVIADVVETGTTLRNAGLQVFGEPLLESEAVLVVPDGTQAGQTRHPSVDVLARRLTGVMTARRYVLIDYDVRNELVEKAASVTPGLESPTVSPLHDSGWSAVRAMVPRADTNRVMDELYDVGARAILVTEIHACRL from the coding sequence ATGAGCACGACGAGCACCACGAGCACCGACGGCAGCACCCTGCGCGTGGCCGTCCCCAACAAGGGCTCCCTGTCGGAGGCCGCGCACGACATCCTCGCCGAGGCCGGGTACCGCCGCCGCCGCGACCCCAAGCAGCTGCGCATGGTCGACCCGGACAACGACGTCGAGTTCTTCTTCCTCCGTCCGCGCGACATCGCCGTGTACGTCGGCAGCGGCACGCTGCACGTCGGCATCACCGGGCGGGACCTCATGCTCGACTCCGGCGCACCGGCGCAGGAGGTGCTCGCGCTCGGCTTCGCCCGCTCGACCTTCCGCTTCGCCGCACCCGAGGACGGTCCCCGTTCCGTCGAGCAGCTCGCCGGCACGCGTGTGGCCGCCGCCTACCCCGGCCTGGTCCGGCGCTGGCTCGAGGGCCGCGGCATCGAGGCGGGCGTCGTCGGTCTCGACGGCGCCGTGGAGTCCGCCGTGCAGCTCGGCATCGCCGACGTCATCGCCGACGTCGTCGAGACCGGCACGACGCTGCGCAACGCCGGGCTGCAGGTCTTCGGCGAGCCGCTGCTGGAGAGCGAGGCCGTGCTCGTCGTGCCCGACGGCACGCAGGCCGGCCAGACCCGGCACCCCTCGGTCGACGTCCTCGCCCGGCGGCTCACGGGGGTCATGACGGCCCGCCGGTACGTCCTCATCGACTACGACGTCCGCAACGAGCTCGTGGAGAAGGCGGCGTCGGTGACGCCCGGCCTGGAGTCCCCGACCGTGTCGCCCCTCCACGACTCCGGCTGGTCCGCGGTCCGGGCGATGGTGCCGCGGGCGGACACGAACCGGGTGATGGACGAGCTGTACGACGTGGGCGCCCGCGCCATCCTCGTGACGGAGATCCACGCCTGCCGGCTGTGA
- a CDS encoding GAF domain-containing protein, with product MVDDRDAASTAARPDTSLGDRLLDAEARLEATDEVLRALGGRGATADAVFDVVVDRALALARADTVQLWLLDGRVFRLYRSAGRAGPELTRQLTRRPVELSSGSVLGRAALGRRTVQVVDVLADPEYARQDLQRLAGFRTLMAAPMIVGDEVVGVVSAWRLDRPRAFDETETDLLTAFADQAAVAVRQVRLLADLEQRRLELARKVDQLETLGEVGQLVSSSLDLDEVLATVLHHAVRLAGCAGGSIMQYDGSSDAFSVRAAVGTDEALLRRLQSTVIQRRSTLVGRAAHDGRPVEVPDLRAVEEPLDPHLLALHDHGWRSVLAVPMVRRDELVGALVVRRREPGAFSAEVRELVETFAGQSTLAIVNARLFGALAVKSAELEVASRHKSEFLASMSHELRTPLNAVIGFSEVLLDRLFGDLTERQEEYLHDIHSSGQHLLELLNEILDLSRVEAGQMEMDYAVFAVRDTVESAMQLVRSRADAHGISLTLTVADGVDRLEADELRVKQVLVNLLSNAVKFTGDGGHVEVGVSLDDDDLVVAVRDDGIGIAPEDRDRIFESFQQGRRGAPKEEGTGLGLTLSRRIVELLGGRLSLHSEVGVGSTFTVALPLRRPGSRDATGPHALSVSGDGERVVVVVDDDRASQELIGAYLRGTGALVLRAEDGAAGLDAVRRARPQAVVLDIRLPVLDGWQVIAALKADPTTRDIPVVVASVVDERARGLAMGAAAYLVKPLHREPFLRALEPVLAGAS from the coding sequence GTGGTCGACGACCGTGACGCCGCGTCCACCGCCGCGCGCCCGGACACGTCGTTGGGGGACCGCCTCCTGGACGCCGAGGCACGCCTCGAGGCGACCGACGAGGTCCTCCGCGCGCTCGGCGGGCGTGGGGCGACCGCGGACGCGGTGTTCGACGTCGTCGTCGACAGGGCGCTCGCGCTGGCCCGCGCCGACACGGTCCAGCTGTGGCTCCTCGACGGACGCGTCTTCCGGCTGTACCGCAGCGCGGGGCGGGCGGGCCCCGAGCTCACCCGGCAGCTGACCCGACGCCCGGTCGAGCTGTCGTCGGGCAGTGTCCTGGGTCGTGCGGCGCTCGGGCGCCGCACGGTGCAGGTCGTCGACGTGCTGGCGGACCCGGAGTACGCCAGGCAGGACCTGCAGCGCCTCGCCGGGTTCCGCACGCTCATGGCGGCGCCCATGATCGTGGGCGACGAGGTCGTGGGTGTCGTGTCCGCCTGGCGGCTCGATCGCCCCCGGGCCTTCGACGAGACGGAGACGGACCTCCTCACCGCCTTCGCCGACCAGGCCGCGGTCGCCGTCCGGCAGGTCCGGCTGCTCGCCGACCTCGAGCAGCGACGGCTCGAGCTGGCCCGCAAGGTCGACCAGCTGGAGACCCTCGGGGAGGTCGGGCAGCTCGTGTCGTCGAGCCTCGACCTCGACGAGGTGCTCGCGACGGTGCTCCACCACGCCGTGCGGCTCGCCGGCTGCGCGGGCGGTTCGATCATGCAGTACGACGGGTCGAGCGACGCCTTCTCCGTCCGTGCCGCGGTCGGGACCGACGAGGCGCTGCTGCGGCGGCTGCAGTCCACCGTCATCCAGCGCCGCAGCACGCTCGTCGGGCGCGCGGCCCACGACGGCCGTCCCGTGGAGGTGCCCGACCTGCGGGCGGTCGAGGAACCGCTCGACCCGCACCTGCTCGCCCTGCACGACCACGGCTGGCGGTCGGTGCTCGCGGTCCCGATGGTGCGCCGGGACGAGCTGGTGGGCGCCCTCGTCGTGCGGCGGCGGGAGCCCGGCGCCTTCTCGGCGGAGGTGCGGGAGCTCGTCGAGACCTTCGCGGGCCAGTCGACCCTCGCGATCGTCAACGCGCGCCTCTTCGGCGCCCTCGCCGTCAAGTCCGCGGAGCTCGAGGTCGCGAGCCGCCACAAGTCCGAGTTCCTCGCGAGCATGTCCCACGAGCTGCGGACGCCGCTCAACGCGGTCATCGGGTTCTCCGAGGTCCTCCTCGACCGGCTCTTCGGCGACCTGACCGAGCGGCAGGAGGAGTACCTCCACGACATCCACTCCTCCGGACAGCACCTCCTCGAGCTGCTCAACGAGATCCTCGACCTGTCGAGGGTCGAGGCCGGGCAGATGGAGATGGACTACGCGGTGTTCGCCGTGCGCGACACCGTCGAGAGCGCCATGCAGCTCGTCCGCTCGAGGGCGGACGCCCACGGGATCAGCCTCACGCTGACGGTCGCCGACGGCGTGGACCGGCTCGAGGCCGACGAGCTGCGGGTCAAGCAGGTGCTCGTCAACCTGCTCTCGAACGCCGTGAAGTTCACCGGCGACGGCGGGCACGTCGAGGTCGGGGTGTCGCTGGACGACGACGACCTCGTCGTCGCGGTGCGCGACGACGGCATCGGGATCGCGCCGGAGGACCGTGACCGCATCTTCGAGTCGTTCCAGCAGGGCCGGCGCGGGGCGCCCAAGGAGGAGGGCACGGGCCTCGGGCTCACGCTGAGCCGTCGCATCGTCGAGCTGCTCGGCGGACGGCTGTCCCTGCACTCCGAGGTCGGTGTCGGCAGCACGTTCACGGTCGCCCTCCCCCTGCGGCGTCCCGGGTCGCGCGACGCCACCGGCCCCCACGCCCTGTCGGTCTCCGGGGACGGCGAGCGGGTCGTGGTGGTGGTCGACGACGACCGGGCGTCGCAGGAGCTCATCGGCGCCTACCTCCGCGGGACGGGTGCGCTCGTGCTGCGTGCCGAGGACGGGGCCGCGGGACTGGACGCCGTCCGGCGCGCGAGGCCGCAGGCGGTGGTCCTCGACATCCGGCTGCCGGTCCTCGACGGATGGCAGGTCATCGCGGCGCTCAAGGCCGACCCGACGACCCGGGACATCCCCGTCGTGGTGGCGTCGGTCGTCGACGAGCGCGCCCGCGGGCTCGCGATGGGCGCCGCCGCGTACCTCGTCAAGCCGCTGCACCGCGAGCCGTTCCTCCGCGCGCTCGAGCCCGTGCTCGCGGGGGCGTCGTGA
- a CDS encoding osmoprotectant NAGGN system M42 family peptidase produces MSRPTAALRRVSATATKLPVDTAYLRDVMLELLCIPSPSGRTDAVMQRVGDLLAEMGVELDITRRGVLRATLPGRRKDVNRAVVVHADTIGTMVKRLKENGRLEVMQVGTHSARFAEGAHVTILTDEPDRTYTGTVLPLKSSGHTYGDEIDTFAIGWDEVEVRIDAPVYDVQGLLALGIQVGDFVALDAAPQITPLGYVKSRHLDDKAGLAACLAALKAVTDAGITPPVTARLLVTIGEEVGHGATHGFDSGTAEIVAVDNGVVAPGQQSREESVSVGMMDSTGPHDFHLTRRLLALADEHGIPAVRDVYRVYRSDAAPAVESGVEARTALLGFGLDSSHGHERTHLDGLQHLAELLAVYLQGDLTFADWDVHESGALDDFPSTAVQPTPVEPTEVDRRLSEAERRQAGQA; encoded by the coding sequence GTGAGTCGTCCCACCGCCGCGCTGCGCCGTGTCAGCGCCACCGCCACGAAGCTGCCCGTCGACACCGCGTACCTGCGCGACGTCATGCTCGAGCTGCTGTGCATCCCGAGCCCCTCGGGGCGCACCGACGCCGTCATGCAGCGCGTCGGGGACCTGCTCGCGGAGATGGGCGTCGAGCTCGACATCACCCGGCGCGGGGTGCTGCGGGCGACGCTGCCGGGACGCCGGAAGGACGTGAACCGGGCGGTCGTCGTCCACGCCGACACGATCGGGACGATGGTGAAGCGGCTCAAGGAGAACGGCCGCCTCGAGGTCATGCAGGTCGGCACCCACTCGGCGCGCTTCGCCGAGGGCGCGCACGTCACGATCCTCACCGACGAGCCCGACCGGACGTACACCGGCACCGTGCTCCCCCTGAAGTCGAGCGGCCACACGTACGGCGACGAGATCGACACCTTCGCCATCGGGTGGGACGAGGTCGAGGTCCGCATCGACGCCCCCGTCTACGACGTGCAGGGCCTGCTCGCGCTCGGCATCCAGGTCGGTGACTTCGTCGCGCTCGACGCCGCCCCCCAGATCACCCCGCTCGGCTACGTGAAGTCCCGCCACCTCGACGACAAGGCCGGCCTGGCGGCGTGCCTCGCCGCGCTCAAGGCGGTGACCGACGCCGGGATCACCCCGCCGGTGACCGCACGGCTGCTCGTCACCATCGGCGAGGAGGTCGGGCACGGTGCCACGCACGGCTTCGACTCCGGCACCGCGGAGATCGTCGCGGTGGACAACGGCGTCGTCGCGCCCGGGCAGCAGTCGCGGGAGGAGTCGGTGAGCGTCGGGATGATGGACTCGACCGGTCCCCACGACTTCCACCTCACGCGGCGCCTCCTCGCCCTCGCCGACGAGCACGGCATCCCCGCGGTCCGGGACGTCTACCGGGTGTACCGCTCCGACGCCGCCCCGGCCGTCGAGTCCGGGGTCGAGGCGCGCACGGCGCTGCTCGGCTTCGGGCTCGACTCCTCCCACGGGCACGAGCGCACCCACCTCGACGGTCTCCAGCACCTCGCGGAGCTGCTCGCGGTCTACCTGCAGGGCGACCTCACGTTCGCCGACTGGGACGTGCACGAGAGCGGCGCCCTCGACGACTTCCCCTCGACGGCGGTGCAGCCGACGCCGGTCGAGCCGACGGAGGTCGACCGGCGGCTGAGCGAGGCGGAGCGCCGGCAGGCCGGCCAGGCCTGA
- a CDS encoding bifunctional FO biosynthesis protein CofGH produces the protein MTSVAVPSVPPTPREVERAVRRAVDGKALDATEATALLHARGDALTALAEPAGRVRDEAMARAGRPSTVTYSPKVFIPLTRLCRDRCHYCTFVTVPHRVPSEYLEMEEVLRIARDGAAAGCLEALFTLGDRPEERWPQARRWLDERGYDSTLAYVRACAVAVLEETGLLPHLNPGVMSWQEIQRLKPVAPSMGMMLETTATRLWSEPGGPHFGSPDKDPAVRLRVLEDAGRLAVPFTTGVLLGIGETAAERVDALLAIRRVAREYGATQEVIVQNFRAKERTAMRAVPDLDRESYLATVTVARLLLGPTVSLQAPPNLSDPADLAELVRAGVDDWGGVSPVTPDHVNPERPWPQLDDLARWTGEAGFALRPRLTVHPAYVRAALHDGAPWLDERVRPHVEALADPVTGLAREGVRAVGRPWQEPDGGLVTSGRADLHTAVDTEGRTGDRRGDFDVVYGDWQAVGERVHAPAVWGTGDAAEALRRAADDPAGLADEQYLALLTSDGAELDALARLADDVRRSTVGEAVTYVVNRNINVTNVCYVGCRFCAFAQRRTDPDAYTLSLEEVGRRAAEAQALGATEVCIQSGISPDLGPGAYADIVRAVLAAAPGMHVHAFSPMEVVSAASRAGASVREWLEEVKDAGLGSIPGTAAEILDDDVRWVLTKGKLPTSAWLEVVETAHSLGIPSSSTMMYGHVDHPRHWVAHLRTLAGVQDRTGGFTEFVPLPFVHHSSPIYLAGIARPGPTLRDNRAVHAVARLLLHGRVDHVQTSWVKLGVDGTRAMLTGGADDLGGTLMEETISRMAGSAHGSAKTVEELTAIAAGIGRPVAQRTTTYGRLETAA, from the coding sequence GTGACGTCCGTCGCCGTCCCGTCCGTCCCCCCGACCCCTCGTGAGGTCGAGCGCGCGGTACGCCGTGCCGTCGACGGCAAGGCCCTCGACGCCACCGAGGCGACCGCCCTCCTCCACGCGCGCGGCGACGCGCTGACGGCGCTGGCCGAGCCGGCGGGCCGGGTGCGCGACGAGGCCATGGCGCGCGCCGGTCGGCCGAGCACGGTGACGTACTCCCCGAAGGTCTTCATCCCCCTCACGCGCCTGTGCCGGGACCGCTGCCACTACTGCACGTTCGTCACCGTGCCGCACCGCGTGCCGTCGGAGTACCTCGAGATGGAGGAGGTACTCCGGATCGCACGGGACGGCGCGGCCGCGGGGTGCCTCGAGGCCCTCTTCACCCTCGGCGACCGCCCCGAGGAGCGCTGGCCCCAGGCACGGCGCTGGCTCGACGAGCGCGGGTACGACTCGACGCTCGCCTACGTCCGCGCGTGTGCCGTCGCCGTCCTCGAGGAGACGGGCCTGCTGCCGCACCTCAACCCCGGCGTCATGAGCTGGCAGGAGATCCAGCGGCTCAAGCCGGTCGCGCCGTCGATGGGGATGATGCTCGAGACGACCGCCACGCGGCTGTGGTCCGAGCCCGGCGGGCCGCACTTCGGCAGCCCCGACAAGGACCCCGCGGTGCGGCTGCGCGTCCTGGAGGACGCGGGTCGTCTGGCTGTCCCGTTCACCACGGGCGTGCTCCTCGGGATCGGGGAGACGGCCGCGGAGCGGGTCGACGCGCTGCTCGCGATCCGCCGCGTCGCGCGCGAGTACGGCGCGACCCAGGAGGTCATCGTCCAGAACTTCCGGGCGAAGGAGCGGACGGCCATGCGGGCGGTGCCCGACCTCGACCGGGAGTCGTACCTCGCGACCGTCACGGTGGCCCGGCTGCTCCTCGGCCCGACCGTGTCGCTGCAGGCACCGCCGAACCTGTCCGACCCCGCCGACCTCGCCGAGCTCGTGCGCGCCGGGGTCGACGACTGGGGCGGGGTGTCCCCGGTGACGCCGGACCACGTCAACCCCGAGCGGCCGTGGCCGCAGCTCGACGACCTCGCCCGCTGGACCGGCGAGGCCGGGTTCGCGCTGCGCCCGCGGCTCACGGTGCACCCCGCCTACGTGAGGGCGGCGCTGCACGACGGCGCCCCGTGGCTCGACGAGCGGGTCCGCCCCCACGTCGAGGCGCTCGCCGACCCTGTCACGGGGCTGGCCCGCGAGGGCGTCCGCGCCGTCGGCCGGCCGTGGCAGGAGCCGGACGGCGGCCTCGTGACGAGCGGGCGCGCCGACCTCCACACGGCGGTCGACACCGAGGGGCGTACCGGTGACCGCCGCGGCGACTTCGACGTCGTCTACGGCGACTGGCAGGCGGTGGGGGAGCGCGTCCACGCTCCGGCCGTGTGGGGCACGGGCGACGCCGCCGAGGCGCTGCGGCGGGCGGCCGACGACCCCGCGGGCCTCGCGGACGAGCAGTACCTCGCCCTCCTGACGAGCGACGGCGCCGAGCTCGACGCCCTCGCCCGCCTCGCGGACGACGTCCGCCGGTCGACGGTCGGGGAGGCCGTCACGTACGTCGTCAACCGGAACATCAACGTGACGAACGTCTGCTACGTCGGCTGCCGCTTCTGCGCGTTCGCCCAGCGCCGCACCGACCCCGACGCCTACACGCTGTCGCTGGAGGAGGTGGGGCGCCGCGCGGCCGAGGCGCAGGCGCTCGGTGCCACCGAGGTGTGCATCCAGTCCGGCATCAGCCCGGACCTCGGCCCGGGCGCGTACGCCGACATCGTCCGGGCGGTCCTCGCCGCGGCGCCCGGGATGCACGTCCACGCGTTCAGCCCCATGGAGGTGGTGTCTGCGGCCTCCCGGGCGGGCGCGAGCGTCCGCGAGTGGCTGGAGGAGGTGAAGGACGCGGGGCTCGGCTCCATCCCCGGGACCGCGGCGGAGATCCTCGACGACGACGTCCGGTGGGTGCTCACCAAGGGCAAGCTGCCGACGAGCGCGTGGCTCGAGGTCGTCGAGACCGCCCACTCCCTCGGCATCCCGAGCAGCTCGACGATGATGTACGGCCACGTCGACCACCCCCGCCACTGGGTCGCGCACCTGCGCACCCTCGCGGGCGTGCAGGACCGCACGGGCGGGTTCACGGAGTTCGTGCCGCTGCCGTTCGTCCACCACAGCTCGCCGATCTACCTCGCCGGGATCGCCCGGCCGGGGCCGACGCTGCGCGACAACCGCGCCGTCCACGCCGTCGCCCGGCTGCTCCTCCACGGTCGCGTCGACCACGTCCAGACGTCGTGGGTGAAGCTCGGCGTCGACGGCACCCGGGCCATGCTCACCGGGGGAGCGGACGACCTCGGCGGCACGCTCATGGAGGAGACGATCAGCCGGATGGCCGGCTCCGCGCACGGCTCGGCGAAGACCGTCGAGGAGCTGACGGCCATCGCGGCCGGGATCGGGCGACCCGTGGCCCAGCGGACGACCACCTACGGCCGGCTCGAGACCGCCGCGTGA